A single Carettochelys insculpta isolate YL-2023 chromosome 2, ASM3395843v1, whole genome shotgun sequence DNA region contains:
- the LRRC30 gene encoding leucine-rich repeat-containing protein 30, translating to MGAELSKDKPQRRKFLLRKGQRRPAWEEALISGKDPKSLLKHGLHYVSLSLMMKGMTNVPDFLWGLLEVQKLNLSHNQLLVLPPALGKLDQLAVLNLCGNRLKCLPKETGLLINLKVLFVNMNCLSEVPEELSLCRKLEVMSLSHNCISQLPLSFTDLTSLRKLNLSNNRFIHIPLCVFALRSLDFLHLGSNRLENIAESVQYLINLEIFIVEDNKIHTLPRSLCSITALELLNVAYNSIQTLPDDLYLLHRLPKIAWNPMDKRLHISHNPLSRPLPEIVEGGLDTLFNYLKERKQHS from the coding sequence ATGGGAGCTGAACTCTCGAAAGACAAGCCTCAGAGAAGAAAGTTCTTGCTGAGGAAAGGTCAGAGACGTCCTGCATGGGAAGAAGCTCTTATCTCAGGAAAAGATCCGAAGTCACTGCTGAAGCATGGATTGCATTATGTGAGTCTGAGCCTCATGATGAAGGGGATGACAAATGTGCCTGACTTCTTGTGGGGCTTGTTGGAGGTGCAGAAATTGAACCTTTCACACAACCAGCTGCTGGTTCTTCCTCCTGCTTTGGGGAAACTAGATCAATTAGCAGTGCTGAACTTATGTGGCAATCGCCTAAAGTGCCTGCCAAAGGAGACGGGGCTACTCATAAACCTGAAGGTTTTATTTGTCAATATGAATTGCCTGAGTGAAGTCCCAGAAGAGCTCAgcctgtgcagaaagctggaaGTTATGAGCCTTTCACACAATTGCATCTCACAACTTCCTTTGAGCTTCACCGATTTGACAAGCCTGAGGAAGCTGAATCTGAGTAACAATCGTTTCATTCACATCCCCTTATGTGTTTTTGCACTGAGAAGTTTAGATTTCTTGCACTTAGGCTCCAACAGACTTGAAAACATTGCAGAAAGTGTCCAGTACCTAATAAATTTGGAGATCTTTATTGTAGAAGATAACAAAATTCATACCTTGCCACGGTCTCTCTGCTCCATCACTGCTCTGGAGTTACTAAATGTGGCTTACAATTCCATTCAGACCCTTCCAGATGATCTCTATCTGCTGCACAGATTGCCAAAAATTGCTTGGAATCCAATGGATAAAAGGCTTCATATTTCACATAACCCATTGTCCAGACCGCTACCAGAGATTGTGGAGGGAGGACTGGATACGCTCTTCAACTACCTTAAAGAGAGAAAGCAACATAGTTAA